The proteins below are encoded in one region of Streptomyces spinoverrucosus:
- a CDS encoding maleylpyruvate isomerase family mycothiol-dependent enzyme — protein MEIAEFINTLDIEGRLLAAAAAEAGTGAEVPTCPGWQVRDLLRHTGMVHRWATGLVAEARTSYRPGGELPDLDGEDLLTWYREGHRRLVDTLTAAPPDVQCWQVLPAPSALACWARRQAHETTVHRVDAEAARGGTRAEIARDFALDGIDELLRGFHARRKSAVRTEEPRVLRVRATDADDAVWTVRLSAEPPVTERGDAGAADCEIGGPAAALYLSLWNRLPFPEVSGDSAPADLWREKSGIVWG, from the coding sequence GTGGAGATCGCCGAGTTCATCAACACCCTCGACATCGAGGGCCGGTTGCTTGCCGCGGCCGCCGCCGAGGCCGGGACCGGGGCCGAGGTGCCGACCTGCCCGGGCTGGCAGGTCAGGGACCTGCTGCGGCACACGGGCATGGTGCATCGCTGGGCGACCGGCCTCGTCGCCGAGGCGCGGACCTCGTACCGGCCCGGAGGGGAACTGCCCGACCTGGACGGCGAGGACCTGCTGACCTGGTACCGGGAGGGGCACCGCCGGCTCGTCGACACCCTCACCGCCGCCCCGCCCGACGTGCAGTGCTGGCAGGTCCTGCCCGCCCCGTCCGCGCTGGCCTGCTGGGCGCGGCGGCAGGCGCACGAGACGACCGTGCACCGCGTCGACGCGGAGGCGGCACGCGGCGGTACGCGCGCGGAGATCGCCCGCGACTTCGCGCTGGACGGCATAGACGAACTGCTGCGCGGCTTCCACGCCCGCCGCAAGAGCGCCGTGCGTACCGAGGAGCCCCGGGTGCTGCGGGTGCGGGCGACCGACGCGGACGACGCGGTGTGGACCGTACGGCTGTCAGCGGAACCGCCCGTGACGGAGCGGGGCGACGCCGGTGCCGCCGACTGCGAGATCGGCGGACCGGCCGCGGCGCTGTATCTCTCGCTCTGGAACCGGCTGCCGTTCCCCGAGGTCAGCGGGGACAGCGCGCCCGCCGACCTGTGGCGGGAGAAATCGGGGATCGTCTGGGGCTGA
- a CDS encoding MarR family winged helix-turn-helix transcriptional regulator gives MAAKKAEQALVEQWRDILALHARTQCEIDRALHQHGLCASDFEVLDVLASGSTSDSGACSLRVQEISERVHLSQSALSRLVARLEKDGLLERAMCSEDRRGVRVVLTDKGRALHGEVLPVQRAVLTRMLTD, from the coding sequence ATGGCGGCGAAGAAGGCCGAGCAGGCGCTTGTCGAGCAGTGGCGGGACATCCTGGCCCTGCACGCGCGCACGCAGTGCGAGATAGACCGCGCACTGCACCAACACGGCCTGTGCGCCAGCGACTTCGAGGTGCTCGACGTCCTCGCCTCCGGCTCCACCTCCGACTCCGGCGCCTGCTCCCTGCGCGTCCAGGAGATCTCCGAGCGGGTCCATCTCAGCCAGAGCGCGCTGTCCCGGCTGGTCGCCCGGCTGGAGAAGGACGGGCTGCTGGAACGCGCCATGTGCTCCGAGGACCGGCGCGGCGTCCGCGTGGTCCTCACCGACAAGGGGCGCGCCCTGCACGGCGAGGTGCTGCCCGTGCAGCGGGCCGTGCTGACCCGGATGCTGACGGACTGA
- a CDS encoding MFS transporter, translated as MTSPLTTSASEGRWTPRLWGTLLVLCAAMFLDALDVSMVGVALPSIGADLGLSTSALQWVVSGYILGYGGLLLLGGRTADLLGRRQVFLVALGVFALASLLGGLVDSGPLLIASRFIKGLSAAFTAPAGLSIITTTFPEGPLRNRALSIYTTCAATGFSMGLVLSGLLTEASWRLTMLLPAPIALIALIAGLKLLPRSARERDHDGYDIPGAVLGTASMLLLVFTVVQAPEVGWASARTLLSFLAVAVLLTVFVVVERRSPGPLIRLGVLRSGTQIRAQLGAMTFFGSYVGFQFLVTLYMQSLLDWSALHTALAFLPAGALVALSSTSVGSIVDRFGTQRLLAVGFALMVVGYALFLGVDLDPVYAAAILPSMLLIGAACALVFPSLNIQATNGVDDHEQGMVSGLLNTSVQVGGAIFLAVVTAVVTAGAPADPTPQAVLDSYRPGLIVVTGIAVAGLLIALSGLRTKRAQQTVVVAQSLVKETEAEREPVRD; from the coding sequence ATGACCTCTCCGCTCACCACCTCGGCGTCCGAGGGACGCTGGACCCCGCGGCTGTGGGGCACCCTGCTGGTGCTCTGCGCCGCGATGTTCCTCGACGCGCTGGACGTGTCGATGGTCGGCGTCGCCCTGCCGTCCATCGGCGCCGACCTCGGCCTGTCCACCTCGGCCCTGCAGTGGGTCGTCAGCGGCTACATCCTGGGCTACGGCGGCCTGCTCCTCCTCGGCGGACGCACCGCCGACCTGCTCGGCCGGCGCCAGGTCTTCCTGGTGGCCCTGGGTGTCTTCGCTCTCGCCTCACTGCTCGGCGGCCTCGTCGACTCCGGCCCGCTGCTGATCGCCAGCCGCTTCATCAAGGGCCTGAGCGCGGCCTTCACGGCCCCCGCCGGCCTGTCGATCATCACGACGACGTTCCCCGAGGGTCCGCTGCGCAACCGCGCCCTGTCCATCTACACCACCTGCGCCGCCACCGGCTTCTCGATGGGCCTGGTGCTGTCCGGCCTGCTCACCGAGGCCAGCTGGCGCCTGACCATGCTGCTGCCGGCGCCGATCGCCCTCATAGCCCTGATCGCGGGCCTGAAGCTGCTGCCGCGCAGCGCCCGCGAACGCGACCACGACGGCTACGACATCCCCGGCGCCGTCCTCGGCACCGCCTCGATGCTGCTGCTGGTCTTCACCGTGGTGCAGGCACCGGAGGTCGGCTGGGCCTCCGCCCGCACACTGTTGTCCTTCCTCGCGGTCGCGGTCCTTCTGACGGTGTTCGTCGTCGTAGAGCGGCGCTCGCCCGGACCGCTGATCCGGCTCGGGGTGCTGCGCTCGGGCACCCAGATCCGCGCCCAGCTCGGCGCGATGACCTTCTTCGGCTCCTACGTCGGCTTCCAGTTCCTGGTCACGCTGTACATGCAGTCCCTGCTCGACTGGTCGGCGCTGCACACGGCGCTGGCGTTCCTGCCGGCGGGCGCGCTGGTGGCGCTGTCGTCGACGAGCGTGGGCTCGATCGTCGACCGGTTCGGCACCCAGCGGCTCCTCGCGGTGGGCTTCGCGCTGATGGTCGTGGGCTACGCGCTGTTCCTCGGTGTCGACCTCGACCCGGTCTACGCGGCCGCCATCCTGCCGAGCATGCTGCTGATCGGCGCGGCCTGCGCACTGGTCTTCCCGTCGCTCAACATCCAGGCCACCAACGGCGTCGACGACCACGAACAGGGCATGGTCTCCGGCCTGCTCAACACGTCCGTGCAGGTCGGCGGAGCGATCTTCCTCGCCGTGGTGACGGCGGTGGTGACCGCGGGCGCCCCGGCCGACCCCACCCCACAGGCCGTCCTCGACAGCTACCGGCCGGGACTGATCGTGGTGACGGGCATCGCCGTCGCCGGCCTCCTCATCGCCCTGTCCGGCCTGCGGACGAAGCGTGCGCAGCAGACGGTCGTGGTCGCCCAGTCCCTGGTGAAGGAGACGGAAGCGGAGCGCGAACCGGTCCGCGACTAG
- a CDS encoding DUF6332 family protein, translated as METYGGRRTQAERDAITVEIGYALCSAAFAAAVVFGAVAGPAWLFELPRVVETSLIRAGLVLGPVLFVVRVIAVLVRFRRAAQPSQPGRTSPDS; from the coding sequence ATGGAGACTTACGGGGGACGGCGTACTCAGGCCGAGCGGGACGCGATCACCGTCGAGATCGGGTACGCGCTGTGCAGCGCGGCGTTCGCGGCGGCGGTGGTCTTCGGGGCGGTCGCCGGTCCGGCGTGGCTCTTCGAACTGCCCCGCGTGGTGGAGACGTCGCTGATCCGGGCGGGGCTGGTTCTCGGGCCGGTGCTGTTCGTCGTACGGGTGATCGCCGTGCTCGTCCGTTTCCGGCGCGCGGCTCAGCCCAGCCAGCCCGGCCGCACCAGCCCCGACTCGTAG
- a CDS encoding response regulator, producing the protein MIRVLLADDQSLVRAGFKALLDAQPDIEVAGEASDGEEALRAVRELRPDIVLMDIRMPVLDGLAATRRITEDAALKDVKVVMLTTFELDEYVFEAIRSGASGFLVKDTEPEELLRAVRAVVAGDALLSPGVTRRLIAEFAARSKEPAAADALAGLTEREREVMALVGIGLSNEEIARRLVVSPLTAKTHVSRTMVKLGARDRAQLVVLAYESGLVRPGWLG; encoded by the coding sequence GTGATCCGCGTACTGCTCGCCGACGACCAGTCCCTGGTCCGGGCCGGCTTCAAGGCGCTGCTGGACGCGCAGCCGGACATCGAGGTGGCCGGGGAGGCCTCCGACGGCGAGGAGGCGCTGCGCGCGGTGCGCGAACTGCGGCCCGACATCGTCCTGATGGACATCCGTATGCCCGTCCTCGACGGTCTGGCCGCGACCCGCCGGATCACCGAGGACGCGGCCCTGAAGGACGTGAAGGTGGTCATGCTGACCACCTTCGAGTTGGACGAGTACGTCTTCGAGGCGATCCGCTCCGGTGCCTCCGGCTTCCTGGTCAAGGACACCGAGCCGGAGGAACTCCTGCGCGCGGTACGGGCGGTGGTCGCGGGCGACGCGCTGCTCTCGCCGGGCGTGACGCGGCGGCTGATCGCGGAGTTCGCCGCCCGCTCCAAGGAGCCCGCGGCCGCCGACGCCCTCGCCGGACTCACCGAGCGGGAGCGGGAGGTGATGGCCCTGGTCGGCATCGGCCTGTCCAACGAGGAGATCGCCCGCCGCCTGGTCGTCAGCCCGCTCACCGCGAAGACGCACGTCAGCCGCACGATGGTGAAGCTGGGCGCGCGCGACCGGGCTCAACTGGTGGTGCTGGCCTACGAGTCGGGGCTGGTGCGGCCGGGCTGGCTGGGCTGA
- a CDS encoding sensor histidine kinase encodes MEEQWARRGGWWRHGPPWPGRWDEERQGRWPWRSTVLLTAFVLMGSGFAAHAQQGERAALDPFARVLLVVAAGTLLWRQRFPVAVVFGNAAAVALYLGAGYPYGPVLLTVAVACFSAIVAGHRRAAWAALGMLWAAHVLVAHWLYRWLPPSGDDPASWTQEIVIATWVVAIVALSELARIRREQWARERAERALAARRRADEERLRIARELHDVLAHSISVINVQAGVGLALLDSDPEQARTALTTIKDASKEALGEVRQVLDTLRTPGDAPRAPAPGLDRLPELVEQAASAGLTVTVEGEAPRLPPGADLAAFRIVQEALTNVVRHSGSRDARVHLDQSGGALRLRVDDDGPATGADAGGSGNGLAGMRERAAALGGTIEAGPRPDGGFRVLATLPLTRKDDDR; translated from the coding sequence ATGGAGGAGCAGTGGGCACGTCGCGGCGGGTGGTGGCGGCACGGGCCGCCGTGGCCGGGCCGCTGGGACGAGGAGCGGCAGGGCCGGTGGCCGTGGCGTTCCACCGTGCTGCTCACCGCCTTCGTGCTGATGGGCTCCGGCTTCGCCGCGCACGCGCAGCAGGGTGAGCGGGCGGCGCTCGACCCCTTCGCGCGCGTGCTGCTGGTGGTGGCGGCGGGGACGCTGCTGTGGCGGCAGCGGTTCCCGGTGGCCGTGGTGTTCGGGAACGCGGCGGCTGTCGCGCTGTATCTGGGCGCCGGATATCCGTACGGGCCCGTGCTGCTCACCGTCGCCGTCGCTTGTTTCAGTGCGATCGTCGCCGGGCATCGCAGGGCCGCCTGGGCGGCGCTGGGGATGTTGTGGGCGGCGCATGTGCTGGTGGCGCACTGGCTCTACCGGTGGCTGCCCCCGTCCGGGGACGACCCCGCCTCCTGGACGCAGGAGATCGTGATCGCCACCTGGGTGGTGGCGATCGTGGCGCTGTCGGAGTTGGCCCGGATCCGGCGGGAGCAGTGGGCGCGGGAGCGCGCCGAGCGGGCGCTGGCGGCGCGGCGGCGGGCCGACGAGGAACGGTTGCGGATCGCGCGTGAACTGCACGACGTGCTCGCGCACAGCATCTCCGTGATCAACGTACAGGCGGGCGTCGGTCTCGCCCTCCTCGACAGCGACCCGGAGCAGGCGCGCACGGCGCTCACCACCATCAAGGACGCCAGCAAGGAGGCGCTCGGCGAGGTCCGCCAGGTGCTCGACACCCTGCGCACGCCGGGCGACGCGCCGCGCGCCCCGGCGCCCGGTCTGGACCGGCTGCCCGAGCTGGTCGAGCAGGCGGCGAGCGCCGGACTGACGGTGACGGTCGAGGGCGAGGCACCCCGCCTGCCGCCCGGGGCGGACCTCGCCGCGTTCCGGATCGTCCAGGAGGCCCTCACCAATGTCGTACGGCACTCCGGGTCGCGGGACGCGCGCGTGCACCTCGATCAGTCGGGCGGCGCGCTACGGCTGCGCGTCGACGACGACGGGCCGGCGACCGGCGCCGACGCGGGCGGCAGCGGCAACGGACTGGCCGGAATGCGGGAACGGGCGGCCGCGCTCGGTGGCACCATCGAGGCGGGCCCGCGACCCGACGGCGGCTTCCGGGTGCTCGCCACCCTGCCGCTGACGAGAAAGGACGACGACCGGTGA
- a CDS encoding TetR/AcrR family transcriptional regulator: protein MTSHSTPHGARARARIEVTAAIKDEARKQLAAEGAAKLSLRAVARELGMVSSAVYRYFPSRDDLLTALIIDAYDSLGAAAEAAHGEVAHAGPVQRWMKVCEAVRGWALAHPHEYALIYGSPVPGYTAPQTTVPPAARVGHLLIAIVRDAHRGLGVAKPRVAEELRPEAVRMAADLAPDLPPEVVVTLVAAWSQLYGLVGFEVFGQFTRIVEDREPFFRHAVGQLAHTVGLVFPQEGRAAPARQGTGTGTGADTGNRTGGKGSRSAS, encoded by the coding sequence ATGACCAGCCACAGCACCCCCCACGGCGCCCGCGCCCGAGCCCGGATCGAAGTCACCGCGGCCATCAAGGACGAGGCCCGCAAACAGCTCGCGGCCGAAGGTGCCGCCAAGCTTTCCCTGCGCGCCGTCGCCCGCGAGCTCGGCATGGTCTCCTCCGCCGTCTACCGTTACTTCCCCAGCCGCGACGACCTGCTCACCGCGCTCATCATCGACGCCTACGACTCCCTCGGCGCCGCCGCCGAAGCCGCGCACGGCGAAGTCGCGCACGCCGGCCCCGTGCAGCGTTGGATGAAGGTCTGCGAGGCCGTGCGCGGCTGGGCGTTGGCGCATCCGCACGAGTACGCGTTGATCTACGGCTCCCCCGTTCCCGGGTACACCGCCCCCCAGACCACCGTCCCGCCCGCCGCCCGCGTCGGGCATCTGCTCATCGCCATCGTGCGGGACGCGCACCGGGGGCTCGGTGTGGCCAAGCCGCGGGTGGCGGAGGAGCTACGCCCGGAGGCGGTGCGGATGGCCGCCGATCTCGCGCCCGACCTGCCGCCCGAGGTGGTGGTGACCTTGGTGGCGGCCTGGTCGCAGCTGTACGGGCTGGTGGGGTTCGAGGTGTTCGGGCAGTTCACGAGGATCGTCGAGGACCGTGAGCCGTTCTTCCGGCACGCCGTCGGCCAACTTGCCCACACCGTCGGCCTCGTCTTCCCGCAGGAGGGCCGAGCCGCGCCCGCCCGTCAGGGCACCGGCACCGGCACCGGCGCCGACACCGGCAACCGCACCGGCGGCAAGGGCAGCAGGTCCGCGTCCTGA
- a CDS encoding nitroreductase family deazaflavin-dependent oxidoreductase, with protein MSTHVQKPGWFTVNVFNRTVAWLTRRGISIWGSRVLAVRGRKSGSWRTTPVNLLTVDGRQYLVAPRGHVQWTHNMRAAGGGELRLGRNVDTFTATEVADDDKPPLLRAYLKRWKAEVGAFFKGVGPDSSDEELRRIAPDHPVFEITYTDTTSADASKDSSAKDPGATHLKN; from the coding sequence ATGTCCACGCACGTCCAGAAGCCCGGCTGGTTCACCGTCAACGTCTTCAATCGCACGGTCGCCTGGCTGACCCGCCGCGGCATCAGCATCTGGGGCTCCCGCGTCCTGGCCGTGCGCGGTCGCAAGAGCGGCAGCTGGCGCACCACCCCGGTGAATCTGCTGACCGTCGACGGCCGCCAGTACCTCGTCGCACCCCGCGGGCACGTCCAGTGGACGCACAACATGCGCGCCGCCGGCGGCGGGGAGTTGCGGCTCGGCAGGAACGTGGACACGTTCACCGCGACCGAGGTCGCCGATGACGACAAGCCCCCGCTCCTGCGCGCCTACCTCAAGCGCTGGAAGGCCGAAGTGGGCGCCTTCTTCAAGGGCGTCGGCCCCGACTCCTCCGACGAGGAGCTGCGCCGCATCGCCCCCGATCACCCCGTCTTCGAGATCACCTACACCGACACGACAAGCGCCGACGCCTCCAAGGACAGCAGCGCCAAGGACCCCGGCGCCACGCACCTCAAGAACTGA
- a CDS encoding geranylgeranyl reductase family protein, with amino-acid sequence MSSENSSADGGQQVWDVVVVGAGPAGASAAYAAAVAGRRVLLLEKAELPRYKTCGGGIIGPSRDALPPGFELPLRDRVHAVTFSNNGRFGRTRRSKQMLFGLINRPEFDQQLVEHAQKAGAELRTGVTVSRVEQHGSAVPDRRTVAVVLQGGETLLARAVVGADGSASRIGAHVGVKLDQVDLGLELEIPVPDTVAEDWQGRVLIDWGPIPGSYGWVFPKGDTLTVGVISARGEGAATKRYLEDFVGRLGLAGFEPSISSGHLTRCRADDSPLSRGRVLVCGDAAGLLEPWTREGISFALRSGRLAGEWAVRISEAHDAVDTRRQALNYAFAIKAGLGVEMAVGKRLLTVFERRPGLFHAVLTGFRPAWKAFKDITRGATSLGEIVRTHPMAQRALTALDRRSAGGATAETGEISS; translated from the coding sequence GTGAGCAGCGAGAACTCTTCGGCGGACGGCGGGCAGCAGGTGTGGGACGTCGTCGTGGTGGGCGCGGGACCCGCGGGGGCCTCGGCGGCCTACGCGGCGGCGGTCGCGGGGCGGCGTGTGCTGCTGCTGGAGAAGGCCGAGCTGCCCCGCTACAAGACGTGCGGCGGCGGCATCATCGGCCCCTCGCGCGACGCGCTGCCGCCCGGGTTCGAACTGCCCCTGCGGGACCGGGTGCACGCGGTCACGTTCTCCAACAACGGCCGCTTCGGCCGCACCCGGCGCTCCAAGCAGATGCTCTTCGGGCTGATCAACCGGCCCGAGTTCGACCAGCAGCTCGTCGAGCACGCGCAGAAGGCGGGCGCCGAGCTGCGTACGGGCGTCACGGTCTCGCGGGTCGAGCAGCACGGGTCGGCGGTGCCGGACCGGCGCACGGTCGCCGTCGTGCTGCAGGGCGGTGAGACGCTGCTGGCGCGGGCCGTGGTCGGAGCGGACGGCAGCGCCAGCCGGATAGGCGCGCACGTCGGGGTCAAGCTCGACCAGGTGGATCTTGGCCTGGAGCTGGAGATTCCGGTGCCGGACACGGTCGCGGAGGACTGGCAGGGGCGGGTCCTCATCGACTGGGGCCCGATCCCGGGCAGTTACGGATGGGTCTTCCCCAAGGGCGACACGCTGACGGTGGGTGTGATCTCCGCGCGCGGTGAAGGCGCCGCGACCAAGCGGTACTTGGAGGACTTCGTCGGGCGGCTGGGGCTCGCCGGATTCGAGCCGAGCATCTCCTCCGGCCACCTGACCCGCTGCCGCGCCGACGACTCACCGCTGTCGCGGGGGCGCGTGCTGGTGTGCGGGGACGCGGCGGGGCTGCTGGAGCCGTGGACGCGCGAGGGCATCTCGTTCGCGCTGCGGTCGGGGCGGCTCGCGGGGGAGTGGGCGGTCCGGATCTCGGAGGCGCACGACGCGGTGGACACGCGCCGACAGGCCCTCAACTACGCGTTCGCGATCAAGGCCGGGCTGGGTGTGGAGATGGCGGTCGGCAAGCGGCTGCTGACCGTGTTCGAGCGGCGGCCCGGGCTCTTCCACGCGGTGCTGACCGGGTTCCGGCCGGCCTGGAAGGCGTTCAAGGACATTACGCGGGGTGCCACGTCCCTGGGCGAGATCGTCCGTACGCATCCGATGGCCCAGCGCGCTCTGACCGCGCTGGACCGCCGGTCTGCGGGTGGTGCGACGGCTGAGACCGGCGAGATCAGTTCTTGA
- a CDS encoding dipeptidase: protein MSSNPVAETVASLMPRAKAELTELVAFKSVADFDQFPRSESEGAARWVADALRAEGFEDVALLDTPDGTQSVYGYLPGPAGARTVLLYAHYDVQPPLDEAGWTTPPFELTERDGRWYGRGTADCKGGLIMHLLALRALKANGGVPVHVKVIAEGSEEMGTGGLERYAEEHPELLEADTIVIGDAGNFRVGLPTVTSTLRGMTMIRVQIDTLEGNLHSGQFGGAAPDALGALIRVLDSLRAEDGSTTVDGLTGESSWQGLQYDEEQFRADANVLDGVGLIGSGTVADRIWARPAVTVLGIDCPPVVGATPSVQASARALISLRVPPGVDAAEATKLLQAHIEAHTPWGARVSSEQIGQGQAFRADTSSPAYQAMADAMAVAYPGQEMQYAGQGGSIPLCNTLAALYPRAEILLIGLSEPEARIHAVNESVSPEELERLSVAEALFLRNYAAS, encoded by the coding sequence ATGTCGTCGAATCCGGTCGCCGAGACCGTCGCCTCGCTGATGCCCAGGGCGAAGGCGGAGCTCACCGAGCTGGTGGCCTTCAAGTCGGTGGCGGACTTCGACCAGTTCCCGCGCAGTGAGAGCGAGGGCGCCGCCCGCTGGGTCGCGGACGCGCTGCGCGCCGAGGGCTTCGAGGACGTGGCGCTGCTCGACACCCCGGACGGTACGCAGTCGGTGTACGGCTACCTGCCCGGGCCGGCGGGCGCGAGGACCGTGCTGCTCTACGCCCACTACGACGTGCAGCCGCCGCTGGACGAGGCCGGCTGGACCACCCCGCCCTTCGAGCTGACCGAGCGTGACGGCCGCTGGTACGGCCGCGGCACCGCCGACTGCAAGGGCGGTCTGATCATGCACCTGCTGGCGCTGCGCGCCCTGAAGGCCAACGGCGGCGTGCCCGTGCACGTCAAGGTGATCGCCGAGGGCTCGGAGGAGATGGGAACGGGCGGCCTGGAGCGGTACGCCGAGGAGCACCCGGAGTTGCTGGAGGCCGACACGATCGTGATCGGCGACGCGGGCAACTTCCGCGTCGGTCTGCCGACGGTCACCTCGACCCTGCGCGGCATGACCATGATCCGGGTGCAGATCGACACGCTCGAAGGCAACCTGCACTCCGGCCAGTTCGGCGGTGCCGCGCCGGACGCGCTCGGCGCGCTGATCCGCGTCCTGGACTCGCTGCGCGCGGAGGACGGGTCGACCACGGTGGACGGGCTGACCGGCGAGTCGTCGTGGCAGGGGCTGCAGTACGACGAGGAGCAGTTCCGTGCGGACGCCAACGTGCTGGACGGGGTCGGCCTGATCGGCTCCGGTACGGTCGCCGACCGGATCTGGGCGCGTCCGGCCGTGACCGTGCTCGGCATCGACTGCCCGCCGGTCGTCGGCGCCACCCCGTCCGTGCAGGCGAGCGCCCGCGCGCTGATCAGCCTGCGGGTGCCGCCGGGCGTGGACGCGGCGGAGGCGACCAAGTTGCTCCAGGCGCACATCGAGGCGCACACGCCGTGGGGCGCGCGGGTGAGCTCCGAGCAGATCGGCCAGGGCCAGGCGTTCCGCGCGGACACGTCGAGCCCGGCGTACCAGGCGATGGCCGACGCGATGGCGGTGGCGTATCCGGGCCAGGAGATGCAGTACGCCGGCCAGGGCGGCTCCATCCCGCTGTGCAACACCCTCGCCGCTCTCTACCCGCGCGCGGAGATCCTGCTCATCGGCCTGAGCGAGCCGGAGGCCCGGATCCATGCCGTGAACGAGAGCGTGTCCCCGGAGGAACTGGAGCGGCTCTCCGTGGCGGAGGCGCTCTTCCTGCGCAACTACGCGGCGAGCTGA
- a CDS encoding NUDIX hydrolase, with amino-acid sequence MVIVWINGTFGAGKTTTARELIDLIPNSTLFDPEVIGGALTHLLPAKRLAEVGDFQDLPIWRRLVIDTAAAMLAELGGTLVVPMTLLRQEYRDEIFGGLAARRITVRHVLLAPAETILRERIAHREIPPDLPDGEIRIRQWSYDHIETYKAALASWLTADAHPVDNGALTPYETAARIFEAVNSGAVPVCDIVQTPEPTAETLAAGVLLFDEQDRVLLVDPTYKAGWEFPGGVVEPGEAPARAGIREVAEETGIHLDDVPRLLVVDWEPPAPPGYGGLRLLFDGGSLDAAAARQVLLPGPELRGWRFVTEEEAAGLLPPVRYERLRWALRARERGAALYLEAGIPVG; translated from the coding sequence ATCGTGATCGTCTGGATCAACGGCACGTTCGGTGCGGGGAAGACCACCACCGCACGGGAACTGATCGACCTGATCCCGAACAGCACGCTCTTCGACCCCGAGGTCATCGGAGGCGCACTCACGCACCTGCTGCCGGCCAAACGCCTCGCCGAGGTCGGCGACTTCCAGGATCTGCCGATCTGGCGACGCCTCGTCATCGACACGGCGGCCGCGATGCTCGCCGAACTCGGCGGCACGCTCGTCGTGCCCATGACCCTGCTGCGCCAGGAGTACCGCGACGAGATCTTCGGCGGCCTCGCCGCCCGCCGCATCACCGTCCGGCATGTGCTGCTCGCCCCGGCCGAAACGATACTGCGCGAGCGGATAGCCCACCGTGAGATACCGCCGGACCTGCCCGACGGCGAGATACGGATCCGGCAGTGGTCGTACGACCACATCGAGACCTACAAGGCCGCCCTCGCCTCCTGGCTCACCGCCGACGCCCACCCCGTCGACAACGGCGCCCTCACCCCGTACGAGACCGCCGCCCGGATCTTCGAGGCCGTCAACTCCGGTGCCGTGCCCGTCTGCGACATCGTGCAGACCCCCGAACCCACCGCCGAGACACTCGCCGCCGGCGTCCTCCTCTTCGACGAACAGGACCGCGTGCTGCTCGTCGACCCCACCTACAAAGCGGGTTGGGAGTTTCCCGGCGGCGTCGTCGAACCCGGCGAGGCGCCCGCCCGCGCCGGCATCCGCGAAGTCGCCGAGGAGACCGGCATCCACCTGGACGACGTACCGCGCCTGCTCGTCGTCGACTGGGAGCCGCCCGCGCCTCCCGGGTACGGCGGTCTGCGGCTCCTCTTCGACGGCGGCAGCCTGGACGCCGCCGCGGCACGGCAGGTACTGCTGCCTGGTCCCGAACTGCGCGGCTGGCGGTTCGTCACCGAGGAGGAGGCGGCCGGTCTGCTGCCGCCGGTCCGCTACGAGCGGCTGCGCTGGGCACTGCGCGCCCGGGAACGCGGGGCGGCGCTCTATCTGGAGGCGGGGATACCGGTCGGCTGA